Genomic window (bacterium BMS3Abin02):
CGCATCGCCTCGCCGAACATGACGACGCGACGCTGCGACTGGTCCACATCCTCGACGAAGCGGCATCCGAAGCGGAAGTGGCGTCGGTTCGCAACTATCACCTCCAACTGAGCGAGCTGACCGAAGTTCGCATCGAGAGCCGTGTGGAGCGATCTGCAGATCTGTTCGGCAATCTCGACCGTTGGACGGAGGGCGCAGACCTGGTGATTCTCGGAGCCGCGGCGCACCCTTCCGCGCACTTCGATCTGTCGGATCGCATCGCCGGTTCGATTCGACACCCGGTGCTGACCGTGTCACCTCGCGTGGCGCATCGCAAGACCTTGGGCCGGCGCGTCCTCGAGCGCATCATCTACTGACGACGCTGCACCGATCTTCCTAGGCTGCGGGTGTGAATCAGATTCGGAGCATCATCCGGCCCCTCCTCGCCGTTTCCGGAGCGCTGCTACGGCGCGTCGTGCGTCGGTTGCTGTGCGGCCCGGCCGTTGCATCGTGGAGCTGGGGCGTGGAGCTGCGGGTCGTTGCCCTGCGGGCCTTCGTGGCCGCCGGTGCCGGGCAGGGAAGCGGGCAAGGTCGCCGACGGTTCGAAGAGCGCCTCGATCCTCCCCTTCCGCGTAGGCTGCGCGGACTCGTGGAAGTCGAGCGGGGCGAGGTCGGCGGGGTGTCCGGCGAGTGGATGCGAAGGACCGGATTCGACGACACGGCCACCCTGTTGTATCTGCACGGTGGGGCCTACATCAGCGGAAACCCGGCGACTCATCGCCAGTTCGCCGCCCGCCTCACGTGGGCTGCGGCGACCAGGACATTTGTGCTCGACTATCGGCTCGCTCCCGAGCACCGCTTTCCGGCCGGCCTCGATGACACGATTGCAGCATATTTGGCTCTCATCTCTTCGGGCGTTGACGCCGAGTCGCTGTTCGTCGCAGGCGACTCGGCCGGCGGGGGGCTCGCTTGCGCGCTGTTGCTGCGCCTGAAGGATGAGGGACGTCCACTTCCGGCAGGGGCAGTCCTGTTCTCGCCCTACACGGACCTGGAGCATACGGGAGCTTCGATCTCCGCCAATGCCGCCACCGACTACCTTCCCCTCACGATGGGAGACGCACAGCCCAACACCCTCTACCTCGGTGACCACGATCCCCGGGATCCGCTGGTGTCACCGATGTACGGTGACTTCAGTGGGCTGCCACCGCTGTTGATCTTCGCCGGGAGTCGTGAGATGATCCTCGACGATTCGATTCGTCTTGCCGAGAAGGCGAGACGAGATGGCGCAGAAGTCACCTTGCACATCGAGCCGGACATGATGCACGTCTGGCCGGCGATCGTCCCGGGACATCCCGCGAGTCTGAGGGCGCTTGCCATCACCGCCGAGTTCGTCAAGTAGCCGTTGACGAGGCGCTTTGCCTGATGTCTGATGCGTGCGGGACGAGTCTCACTTCGTCTTGCCGGCCTCGTCGGTGGGGCTGTCGTCGACGAGAGCCAGGGAGACGTGACTACATCCCGTGCAGACTCGCCGCGCGATTTCGGCCTGGATCGTGACCGCTCCATATGTGTGCTCATGCTCGATCGGGAGTGAGTCTTCGGCCCGGAGCGCCTTGAGCCGATCGAGGGGCCAGACGCCCGTCTGGCGAAGCTGATCTCGGGCGGTCGTGCCGAGGTGTCGCGTCCTCGAAGCGACCCGGTGCAACCCACCCGACCTCATCGGCTCGGCCGTGAGATCGATCTCGACATGTTCCCCAGCCGGCTCGTCATGGCGGCGCGTGCCTCGGGTCTTCGGCGTGACGACGTATTCCGTCGCCGGTCCGACGAGCGGCACTTGCGCGGGGTGTGGTTCCTTCCTGTGTGTCCGTTTCCGGTGAGGCTTCAGGGGACGCATCGCATTCAGGACGAACTCCAATGACTCGAAGAGCTGGGGGTTGGAAGGGAGGAAGTGGATCCTCTCACCGGCGATGTCGAACTCGAACGTCTCTCCGGACAGACGCTTCACTCGAACCTCGGGCAGAGCCCACTCTCCCAAGCTCGTCCGGGCGTGCTTGAGCGTCAGCCGATCGTTTGTGATCTGCAGCACCGCCTTGATTCCCGAGTCGGGGTCATCCGGCAGTCGGACGATCCCGCTGATACGGATCATGGTTCCCCCGTTCGCGCTCAAAGAGATGTTTACGCGCTCATAGCAGTGGCGTCAAGGACTATTCGTTGCAGCCACTCACGGGTGGGCCTTCCGAGCACAGGTCGTGCACGGACCGCGATCGAGTTCGGCCGAGAATCGTCTTCTCGTCAATGCTGGCAGCAATATGTGCGGCCAGCATTGACGAGACTCCTAGTTCAGAATCTCTGCCTCGAACCGAAAGAGACGGACCGGTTCGTTCTCTCCGATGAACGCCTTGCGCTTCGCGATCTCGACTTGCTGTCGAGCGGTCACGATTCCCGGAATGGCGGGGAGCAGGAGGGCCCGGCGTCCGGTGCGACTCTCGACGATGACCCCGTACCGCGATGGATCCAGCTTGTCGATGCCATCCACCGCAACAGGAGGTTCCAGCAAGTAGACGGTCACCTCGAGATCGTCGATGTCGTCGGCGCGGATGGGGGAGAATCGTGGGTCGGACGTCGCTGCGTTCACTGCTTGATGCACGATCTCGGCGCAGAGGCCGGCCTGCGAGGGCACGATACTGCCGACACAGCCTCGCAGCCGTCCTTCGCCGTCGGCACGGTCGTGCAGCGAGACGAAGACCCCCTGAGCAGGTCTGTCATCAGGGCGTTCGGAGACGTCCAGAAGGGTTCCGGTGACCAAGTAGCGACGGATCGCTTCCCTCGCCAGTGTGACGTACGGATGCTCCACGGATCGAACGATACACCTCGTCTTCGGTGGCCTGCCAGAACCGGCCCAGGGCCGTGATCGACGATTTCGCGAAAGCCCTCCGCGAAGCCGGGGGGGCACGGCGCCGTGCCAATCTATCTACGGATACCACGACCCCGGCCGGGGGCACCGGTGCGCGGCGCATGCATTCGAACGCGGGGTGGTTCTTCCAGGAATGACACAGGCAGAACCTGCCACACGGCCATTCGATTTCGCCGAGACGGACCCAGGGATCCAATTGCGGCCCTCGACACCACGCAGGCGAGCCCCTCTCGGGACATAACGCCGTGTCCAAGGCGTTGTGTCCTACTCTGAAGGATCGTGGCACACGAGCAGCGACATCGCCGATTGATCCGTTCGGGCAACGTGACCGCGATGATGGTGGTGGCCGGCTTCGTCGGAGCCGGCTCGGGCCTCGGCGCCGTCATCCTGATCAAGTCGATCGATTACATCACGGAGGCCTTGGCTCGTCTGGGCGAGCTCGTCCCGGTGCCGCAACTGATGCCGCTGGTGGCGATTCCGACGGCGCTCATGACATCGTGGTGGCTCACCAAGAGGTTCGCGCCGGAAGCAGCCGGTCACGGGGTTCCGCAGATCCTCGCGGCGATCACGGTTGCAGGGGGCAATATCCGCTGGATCGTCGGTCCGCTCAAGGTCCTTGCTTCTGCGATCACGATCGGTGCCGGGGGCACGGCCGGACGAGAAGGGCCGATCGCCCAGATCGGTGCGGGACTCGGATCGTTTGTCGGGCGAAAGCTTCGGCTCTCCGAAGGGGATCTCATCAGCTTGGTCGCCGCAGGTGCGGGTGCCGGGATCGCGGCGACGTTCAATGCTCCCATCGCCGGGATGTTCTTCGCGATGGAGGTGATCCTCGGAAGCTTCTCGGTCCGACATCTACACACGGTGGTCGTTGCGACGGTTGCCGGTGCGGTCGTGAGCCACAGCATTCTTGGTGAAGGGCTCACGTTCGTCGTGCGTCCGCACTCGCTCGGACATCCATCGGAGCTGCTCGCCTACGCAGCTCTCGGGGCGCTCACGGTGGCCGGTGGACTCGTGCTGCTCTGGTCGCTGGACTTCTGGGAAGAGAAGCCGAATCTGCTGATCGGCTGGCGCCGTCCGCTCCTCGTCGCCTTCGCTGTCGCCATCCCCGTCGCAATCTTTCCCGAGATCGCCGGGACCGGACAGGCATTCATCTCGAAGATCCTGAATGGGCAGGTGAGCTCGGCGTGGTGGCTCCTCGTGATTCTCGCCGTCATCAAACCCATCGCCACCGGGGCGACTTTTGGTGCTCGAGGATCCGGAGGGATCTTCATGCCGAGTCTCTTCATCGGCGCCACCCTCGGGTACGGATTCGCCCACGTTGTCGGCTCGATCTGGAGCATCTCGACGCTGCAGCCGGAGGCGTTCGCGCTAGTCGGCATGGCGGCGGCCTTCACCGCGGTGGCGAGAGCTCCGCTGACGGCCATCCTGATCGTGT
Coding sequences:
- the clcA_3 gene encoding H(+)/Cl(-) exchange transporter ClcA — translated: MMVVAGFVGAGSGLGAVILIKSIDYITEALARLGELVPVPQLMPLVAIPTALMTSWWLTKRFAPEAAGHGVPQILAAITVAGGNIRWIVGPLKVLASAITIGAGGTAGREGPIAQIGAGLGSFVGRKLRLSEGDLISLVAAGAGAGIAATFNAPIAGMFFAMEVILGSFSVRHLHTVVVATVAGAVVSHSILGEGLTFVVRPHSLGHPSELLAYAALGALTVAGGLVLLWSLDFWEEKPNLLIGWRRPLLVAFAVAIPVAIFPEIAGTGQAFISKILNGQVSSAWWLLVILAVIKPIATGATFGARGSGGIFMPSLFIGATLGYGFAHVVGSIWSISTLQPEAFALVGMAAAFTAVARAPLTAILIVFEVTGDYGLVLPLMVAVAVAMLLAPRFYPESAYTKPLTRMGIWVTRGGEIDLLDSVRVGDAMTKKSMVAHQDLTLAELQGVLDRGRHHGVPVVDDHGNLVGVVTVTDILRAGGPSDQVTVREAMTPKPVTVTPETPASEALERMAALGVGRIPVVDNEDPRHLLGMFRREDAVNAYHRARGAAARQAAELEHLRLRTRIGAHFFDFVVPAGSMAVGRQVKEIPWPEGCLAVSVVREGEVLVAQGATVLKAGDRVTCFGDDRMRDRLLQRLRPEEQDVEPPEGGPTSESE
- the mlhB gene encoding monoterpene epsilon-lactone hydrolase; this translates as MNQIRSIIRPLLAVSGALLRRVVRRLLCGPAVASWSWGVELRVVALRAFVAAGAGQGSGQGRRRFEERLDPPLPRRLRGLVEVERGEVGGVSGEWMRRTGFDDTATLLYLHGGAYISGNPATHRQFAARLTWAAATRTFVLDYRLAPEHRFPAGLDDTIAAYLALISSGVDAESLFVAGDSAGGGLACALLLRLKDEGRPLPAGAVLFSPYTDLEHTGASISANAATDYLPLTMGDAQPNTLYLGDHDPRDPLVSPMYGDFSGLPPLLIFAGSREMILDDSIRLAEKARRDGAEVTLHIEPDMMHVWPAIVPGHPASLRALAITAEFVK